One Synechococcus sp. JA-2-3B'a(2-13) genomic window carries:
- the glnA gene encoding type I glutamate--ammonia ligase has protein sequence MASTPQEVLQMIQDNNVQIVDLKFVDIFGTWQHVSFHTSMIKEETFTEGLPFDGSSIRGWKAINESDMYMVPDPKTAWIDPFLEVPTLSITCSIVEPRTGQPYSRCPRSLAARAVAYLQSTGIADTAYFGPEAEFFIFEDVRFDQTQNSAYYFVDSIEGRWNSGREEKGGNLGYKPRYKEGYFPAPPTDAHQNIRTEMLLTMGKLGVPIEKHHHEVATGGQGELGYRFADLITAADYMMVYKYVIRNVARKHGKTVTFMPKPLFNDNGTGMHTHQSLWKDGQPLFYSEGTYANLSETALYYIGGLLKHAPAILAFTNPTTNSYKRLVPGFEAPVNLAYSQGNRSAAIRIPVTGNNPKAKRLEFRCPDATCNPYIAFSAMLMAGLDGIKNKIHPGEPLDKDIYDLEPEELAKIPSTPGSLLDALENLQKDHAFLLEGGVFTEDLIQTYIEYKIDNEINPINLRPHPYEFALYFDA, from the coding sequence ATGGCATCCACGCCCCAAGAAGTGCTTCAGATGATCCAGGACAACAACGTCCAGATAGTGGATCTCAAGTTTGTGGATATCTTTGGCACCTGGCAGCATGTTTCCTTCCACACCTCGATGATCAAGGAAGAAACCTTCACCGAGGGGCTTCCCTTTGACGGATCCAGTATCCGGGGCTGGAAAGCGATCAACGAGTCGGACATGTACATGGTGCCGGATCCCAAGACGGCTTGGATTGATCCCTTTCTGGAGGTGCCCACCCTCAGCATAACTTGCAGCATTGTTGAGCCGCGCACTGGCCAGCCCTATAGCCGCTGTCCCCGCAGCCTTGCCGCCCGTGCCGTTGCCTATCTGCAATCGACGGGCATTGCCGATACGGCTTACTTCGGGCCGGAAGCGGAGTTTTTCATTTTTGAGGATGTTCGCTTCGACCAAACCCAAAACTCGGCCTACTACTTCGTGGATTCCATCGAAGGTCGCTGGAACTCGGGCCGCGAGGAGAAAGGTGGCAACCTGGGCTACAAGCCTCGCTACAAAGAGGGCTATTTCCCGGCACCGCCCACCGATGCCCATCAAAACATCCGCACCGAGATGCTGCTGACCATGGGCAAGTTGGGGGTGCCCATCGAGAAGCATCACCACGAGGTGGCTACCGGCGGGCAAGGGGAGTTGGGCTATCGCTTTGCCGATCTGATCACGGCTGCCGACTACATGATGGTTTACAAATACGTGATCCGGAACGTGGCCCGCAAGCACGGCAAAACCGTCACCTTCATGCCCAAGCCCCTATTTAACGACAACGGCACCGGCATGCACACCCACCAGTCCCTCTGGAAGGATGGCCAGCCCCTGTTCTACAGCGAAGGCACCTATGCCAACCTGAGCGAGACAGCTCTCTACTACATCGGTGGCCTGCTCAAGCATGCCCCGGCAATCCTGGCCTTCACCAACCCCACCACCAACTCCTACAAGCGCTTGGTGCCCGGCTTCGAGGCGCCGGTGAACCTGGCTTACTCCCAGGGCAACCGTTCCGCTGCCATTCGCATTCCGGTGACCGGCAACAATCCCAAGGCCAAGCGTCTGGAGTTCCGCTGCCCGGATGCCACCTGCAACCCCTACATCGCCTTTTCGGCCATGCTGATGGCTGGCCTGGACGGGATCAAGAATAAGATCCATCCCGGCGAGCCCTTGGACAAAGATATCTACGATCTGGAGCCGGAAGAGCTGGCCAAGATCCCTTCCACGCCTGGATCCCTGCTGGATGCCCTGGAAAACCTGCAGAAGGATCATGCCTTCTTGCTAGAGGGCGGTGTCTTTACTGAGGATCTGATCCAGACCTATATCGAGTACAAGATCGACAACGAGATCAACCCCATCAATCTGCGGCCTCACCCCTACGAGTTCGCCCTTTACTTCGACGCCTAA
- the trxB gene encoding thioredoxin-disulfide reductase — translation MTEQSRVENVVIIGSGPAGFTAAIYAGRANLKPVVFEGFQAGGIPGGQLMTTTEVENFPGFPEGITGPQLMKNMRAQAQRWGAELYTEDVTFVDLSQRPFVVCSDERELRTHSLIIATGATAKRLHLPGEETYWNRGMSACAVCDGAMPMFRGVELVVIGGGDTACEEATYLTKFGSHVHMLVRSDKMRASKAMQDRVLNNPKITVHWNTEAVEVMGDGLRLTGVKVRNNQTGEIREMSVGGLFYAIGHKPNTDLFKGQLELDEVGYIVTRPGSVATSVEGVFAAGDVQDHEFRQAITAAGTGCMAAMLAERWLSEHGLAQEYHVLPQSHPEPSPAATSAAESAGDPAVEEASFEENGQDDLDFSKTCHEGSYALRRLYHESDRLLMVKYTAPTCAPCHALKPILNKIIDEFSDKLHVVEIDIEKDPEIAEAGGVAGTPTVQFFKNKTLVAQLVGVKPKSQYREVIQANLCEEKSP, via the coding sequence ATGACAGAGCAAAGTCGGGTTGAGAATGTGGTGATTATCGGCTCCGGCCCTGCTGGGTTTACAGCAGCCATTTACGCTGGGCGTGCCAACCTGAAGCCGGTTGTGTTTGAGGGGTTCCAGGCGGGCGGGATCCCGGGCGGGCAACTGATGACCACCACCGAGGTGGAGAACTTTCCGGGCTTTCCCGAGGGCATCACCGGCCCCCAACTGATGAAGAACATGCGGGCTCAAGCGCAGCGGTGGGGGGCAGAACTTTACACCGAAGATGTCACCTTTGTGGATTTAAGCCAGCGGCCCTTTGTCGTCTGTTCTGACGAGCGGGAATTGCGCACCCACAGCCTGATCATCGCCACCGGGGCCACAGCCAAGCGCCTACACCTGCCGGGGGAGGAGACCTACTGGAACCGGGGCATGTCAGCTTGTGCTGTCTGCGATGGGGCTATGCCCATGTTCAGAGGGGTGGAATTGGTGGTGATCGGCGGCGGCGATACTGCCTGTGAGGAGGCCACCTACCTGACCAAGTTTGGATCCCACGTGCACATGCTGGTGCGCAGCGACAAAATGCGGGCCAGCAAGGCCATGCAGGATCGTGTTCTCAACAACCCCAAGATCACTGTGCACTGGAACACCGAGGCGGTGGAAGTGATGGGCGACGGCCTGCGCCTGACCGGGGTGAAAGTGCGGAACAACCAAACCGGCGAAATACGCGAGATGTCAGTGGGTGGCCTATTTTATGCCATTGGCCACAAGCCCAACACCGACTTGTTCAAAGGACAACTGGAACTGGATGAAGTCGGCTACATCGTCACCCGCCCGGGATCCGTGGCCACCAGTGTGGAGGGGGTGTTTGCCGCCGGCGACGTGCAGGATCACGAGTTTCGTCAGGCGATTACCGCTGCCGGCACTGGCTGTATGGCGGCCATGTTGGCAGAGCGTTGGCTCTCGGAACACGGCTTGGCCCAGGAGTATCACGTCCTTCCCCAAAGCCATCCTGAACCCAGCCCTGCTGCGACTTCTGCGGCAGAGTCTGCTGGGGATCCTGCTGTTGAGGAGGCCAGCTTTGAGGAGAATGGACAGGATGACTTAGACTTCAGCAAGACTTGCCATGAGGGGAGCTATGCCCTGCGGCGACTCTACCACGAAAGCGATCGCCTGCTCATGGTCAAGTACACCGCCCCCACCTGTGCCCCTTGTCATGCCCTCAAGCCGATCTTGAACAAGATCATCGATGAGTTCTCGGACAAGCTGCACGTGGTGGAGATCGATATTGAGAAAGATCCGGAGATTGCAGAGGCAGGGGGGGTGGCGGGCACCCCGACGGTGCAATTTTTCAAAAACAAGACGCTGGTGGCCCAGTTGGTGGGCGTTAAGCCCAAGTCCCAATATCGAGAGGTGATCCAGGCCAATTTGTGTGAGGAAAAATCCCCCTAA
- the purL gene encoding phosphoribosylformylglycinamidine synthase subunit PurL, translating to MPYTLEDLKAHGLSPAEYQQIQQQLGRDPNPNELAMFGVMWSEHCCYKNSRPLLKNFPTTGERVVVGPGENAGVVDLGEGDWLAFKIESHNHPSAVEPFQGAATGVGGILRDIFTLGARPIALLNSLRFGPLTDPRNRRLMARVVEGIAHYGNCVGVPTVGGEVAVDPCYSGNPLVNVMALGLLETPAVVKSAARGVGNPVLYVGATTGRDGIRGASFASAELKEDAQQDRPAVQVGDPFLGKCLIEACLEAFATGAVVAAQDMGAAGITCSTAEMAAKGGVGIRFDLDRVPARESGMAAWEYLLSESQERMLLVVQKGREAEVMEIFHRWGLQASVAGEVIAEPLVEIWHQGSCVVQVPVRALAEDTPVYVRPVLPEPPAYVQAAWQWDPATLPPCDCQGIHLAQATLAWKEVLLQLLASPTLASKAWIYRQYDHQVQNNTVLWPGQGDAAVIRIRSQRFGVGEVPPLRASRKAIAATLDGNGRWVYLDPYEGAKAAVAEAARNLTCVGADPLAVTDNLNFGNPENPVVYWQLALACRGIGDACRALGTPVTGGNVSLYNETLTPQGSQAIYPTPVIGMVGLIPDLKCICGQGWQQEGDLIYLLGSQALTSLGGSEYLAVIHQQVTGRPAPVDLELEKRVQAACRHGIRQGWVRSAHDCSEGGLAVALAEACLSGGRGATLSLAPGSLRWDQALFGEGSSRILVSVDPAQRSAWEAYLEAQLAGQWQLLGEVGSPADPLLLRTAEEDPLLVVSLAAMQAAYHGAFSD from the coding sequence ATGCCCTATACTCTCGAAGACTTAAAAGCCCACGGCCTTTCCCCGGCGGAATATCAACAGATCCAGCAGCAGCTGGGCCGGGATCCCAACCCCAACGAGCTGGCCATGTTTGGGGTGATGTGGTCAGAGCACTGCTGCTACAAAAACTCCCGCCCTCTGCTGAAAAACTTTCCCACCACGGGCGAGCGGGTAGTGGTGGGGCCGGGGGAAAATGCCGGCGTAGTGGATCTGGGGGAGGGGGATTGGCTGGCGTTTAAGATCGAGTCCCACAACCATCCTTCGGCAGTGGAGCCCTTCCAGGGGGCAGCTACCGGCGTGGGAGGGATCCTGCGGGATATCTTTACCCTGGGCGCCCGTCCCATTGCCCTCCTCAACTCGCTGCGCTTTGGGCCGCTGACCGATCCCCGCAACCGCCGCCTCATGGCCAGGGTGGTGGAAGGGATCGCCCACTACGGCAACTGTGTTGGGGTGCCCACCGTAGGCGGCGAGGTGGCCGTGGATCCCTGCTACAGCGGCAATCCCTTGGTCAACGTCATGGCCCTGGGGCTGCTGGAGACGCCGGCAGTGGTGAAATCGGCAGCGCGGGGGGTGGGGAACCCGGTCTTGTACGTGGGCGCCACCACCGGGCGGGATGGCATCCGCGGGGCCAGCTTTGCCAGCGCCGAGCTCAAGGAGGATGCGCAGCAGGATCGGCCGGCAGTGCAGGTGGGGGATCCCTTCCTGGGCAAGTGCCTCATCGAGGCCTGTCTGGAGGCCTTTGCCACAGGAGCTGTGGTGGCTGCCCAGGATATGGGGGCAGCCGGGATCACCTGCTCCACCGCGGAGATGGCCGCCAAGGGAGGGGTGGGGATCCGCTTTGACCTCGACCGAGTGCCGGCGCGGGAAAGCGGCATGGCTGCCTGGGAATACCTGCTCTCGGAATCCCAGGAGCGGATGCTGCTGGTGGTGCAAAAAGGCCGCGAGGCGGAGGTGATGGAGATCTTCCACCGCTGGGGTTTGCAAGCTAGTGTGGCCGGGGAAGTCATTGCCGAGCCGCTGGTGGAGATCTGGCACCAGGGATCCTGCGTGGTGCAGGTGCCGGTGCGGGCTTTGGCCGAAGACACCCCCGTCTATGTCCGTCCGGTGTTGCCAGAGCCGCCAGCCTACGTGCAGGCAGCGTGGCAATGGGATCCCGCCACTCTACCCCCTTGTGATTGCCAGGGGATCCACCTCGCTCAGGCAACGCTGGCATGGAAAGAGGTGCTGCTGCAGCTTTTGGCCAGCCCCACCCTAGCCAGCAAAGCCTGGATCTATCGCCAATACGACCACCAGGTGCAAAACAACACCGTCCTTTGGCCGGGCCAGGGAGATGCGGCGGTTATCCGCATCCGTTCCCAAAGGTTTGGCGTGGGCGAGGTGCCGCCCCTGCGAGCTTCCCGCAAGGCCATCGCTGCCACCCTGGATGGCAATGGCCGCTGGGTGTATTTGGATCCCTACGAGGGGGCCAAGGCAGCCGTGGCGGAAGCTGCCCGCAACCTCACCTGTGTGGGGGCCGATCCCCTAGCTGTTACCGATAACCTTAACTTTGGCAATCCCGAAAACCCGGTGGTGTACTGGCAGCTGGCCCTGGCCTGTCGGGGGATTGGAGATGCCTGCCGTGCCCTCGGTACGCCGGTAACGGGGGGAAACGTTTCTCTCTACAACGAGACCCTCACCCCCCAGGGATCGCAGGCTATCTACCCTACCCCTGTCATTGGCATGGTGGGTCTTATTCCCGACTTGAAATGCATCTGTGGCCAGGGGTGGCAGCAAGAAGGGGATCTCATTTACCTCCTGGGATCCCAGGCCCTCACCAGCTTGGGGGGCAGCGAGTATTTGGCGGTCATCCACCAGCAAGTTACGGGCCGGCCCGCGCCAGTGGATCTGGAATTGGAAAAGCGGGTGCAAGCTGCCTGTCGCCATGGAATCCGCCAGGGCTGGGTGCGCTCTGCCCACGACTGCAGCGAGGGGGGATTGGCTGTGGCTTTGGCAGAAGCCTGCTTGAGCGGAGGCCGCGGCGCAACCCTCTCCCTGGCTCCTGGATCCTTGCGCTGGGATCAAGCCCTGTTTGGAGAGGGATCCAGCCGCATCCTGGTTTCTGTGGATCCGGCCCAGCGCTCTGCTTGGGAAGCCTACTTAGAAGCGCAGCTTGCCGGCCAGTGGCAGCTTTTGGGAGAGGTGGGATCCCCTGCGGATCCCCTGCTCTTAAGGACGGCAGAAGAGGATCCCTTACTGGTGGTGTCTTTGGCAGCCATGCAGGCCGCCTACCACGGTGCCTTTTCGGACTAG
- the recG gene encoding ATP-dependent DNA helicase RecG has protein sequence MDLQRLQRALSLEAEVGFTDLRGREQTFSQFLGSVFGQDPPSDWVLNGDDRRRWKELGSRYTLYSELELPERQHLVAETRRWLERVRRQQELSRPSSHQPGSFAASLPQRSGFPAVGVATTPPEAGRSTISPSLPAGLSLEQPLQFLKGIGPKSAEKLAQLGLHSVRDALYYFPRDYLDYSRRVLIRQAKVGETVTLVGTVKSCSCFTSPKNPSLTIFNLKIADKSGVITLSRFYSGRQFAQRSWQASLERQYPKGALVAASGLVKKGRLGLTLDNPQLEVLGGEGEELDRLGKILPVYPLSEGIPADLVRKAVQLALPAAALVEDPLPADLKRQLQLLDLPVALQQIHFPETRELLAQARRRLVFDEFFYLQLSLLQRRHRYRAQAQAIPRYQPARGELLDRFYQILPFQLTAAQQRAIDEILADLRDPLPMNRLLQGDVGSGKTVVAVAAVLAAIQSGWQAALMAPTEVLAEQHYRKLVEWLSQLQVPVELLTGSTPPAKRREILRQLQTGELPLVVGTHALIQPAVQFRNLGLVVIDEQHRFGVEQRAALQQKGDHPDVLTMTATPIPRTLTLALHGDLDVTQIDELPPGRKPVHTLVARPGDRLQVMRLIEREIAQGRQAYVVLPLIEESEKLDLKSAIEEHQRLQEKVFPQFRVSLLHGRLTSSEKEAVIAAFRRRELDILVSTTVVEVGVDVPNASVMLVEHAERFGLSQLHQLRGRVGRGSDQAYCILMTGSKSEEALRRLKVLEQSHDGFFIAEMDLRFRGPGEVMGTRQSGLPDFALASLMEDQEVLQLARQAAEQLIVQDPDLKRWPPLSRILEERQARLLGPGLLT, from the coding sequence GTGGATCTACAGCGGCTTCAGCGCGCCCTTTCCCTAGAAGCAGAGGTGGGGTTTACCGACCTGCGGGGGCGAGAGCAGACCTTCTCCCAATTTTTGGGGAGTGTGTTCGGACAGGATCCCCCCTCTGACTGGGTGCTGAATGGAGATGACCGGCGGCGATGGAAAGAACTGGGATCCCGCTATACCCTGTATTCCGAGCTGGAGCTGCCCGAACGCCAGCACCTGGTGGCCGAAACCCGCCGCTGGCTGGAGCGAGTCCGACGTCAGCAAGAGCTGTCCCGACCGAGTTCCCACCAACCTGGCTCGTTTGCAGCCTCGTTGCCACAGCGCTCTGGTTTCCCTGCCGTAGGCGTAGCAACAACCCCCCCAGAGGCAGGGCGGAGCACGATTTCCCCATCTCTCCCTGCCGGCCTCAGCCTGGAGCAGCCGCTGCAGTTTCTCAAAGGGATTGGTCCCAAGTCGGCGGAGAAACTGGCACAACTGGGCCTACACAGCGTGCGGGATGCCCTCTACTACTTCCCCCGCGACTACCTGGACTATTCCCGGCGGGTGCTCATCCGCCAAGCCAAGGTGGGGGAGACCGTTACCCTTGTAGGGACGGTGAAAAGTTGCAGTTGCTTTACCAGCCCCAAGAATCCCTCGCTGACCATCTTCAACCTAAAGATTGCCGACAAAAGTGGTGTAATTACCCTCAGCCGCTTCTACAGCGGGCGGCAGTTTGCCCAGCGCAGTTGGCAAGCTTCCCTGGAGCGGCAATACCCCAAGGGGGCCCTGGTGGCTGCCAGCGGCCTGGTCAAAAAGGGCCGGTTGGGCCTAACGCTGGATAACCCGCAACTGGAGGTGCTGGGGGGAGAGGGCGAGGAGCTGGACAGGCTGGGCAAGATCTTGCCAGTTTACCCTCTCTCAGAAGGGATCCCCGCCGATCTGGTGCGCAAGGCGGTGCAACTGGCTTTGCCGGCGGCGGCCTTGGTGGAGGATCCCTTGCCGGCGGATCTCAAGCGGCAGTTGCAGCTTTTGGACTTGCCTGTTGCCCTGCAGCAGATCCACTTTCCTGAGACCCGAGAGCTGCTGGCCCAGGCCCGGCGGCGGCTGGTGTTCGATGAGTTTTTCTACCTACAACTAAGCCTATTGCAGCGGCGACACCGCTATCGTGCCCAAGCTCAGGCCATACCTCGTTACCAGCCGGCTAGAGGGGAGCTGTTGGATCGCTTCTACCAAATCCTGCCCTTTCAGCTTACCGCTGCCCAGCAGCGGGCCATCGACGAGATCCTAGCGGATCTGCGGGATCCCTTGCCCATGAACCGCCTCTTGCAGGGAGATGTGGGATCCGGCAAAACCGTGGTGGCGGTGGCAGCTGTGCTGGCAGCCATTCAATCCGGTTGGCAGGCGGCCCTCATGGCTCCCACCGAGGTTTTGGCCGAGCAACACTACCGCAAGTTGGTGGAATGGCTCAGCCAGCTGCAGGTGCCCGTTGAACTGTTGACTGGATCCACGCCCCCTGCTAAGCGCCGGGAGATCCTGCGGCAGTTGCAGACCGGGGAATTGCCCTTGGTGGTGGGCACCCATGCTCTCATCCAGCCGGCAGTGCAGTTTCGCAACCTGGGCTTGGTGGTCATCGACGAGCAGCACCGCTTTGGCGTGGAGCAGCGGGCCGCTCTGCAACAGAAAGGGGATCACCCCGATGTGCTCACTATGACCGCCACCCCCATCCCCCGCACCCTCACCCTGGCCCTGCATGGGGATCTGGATGTTACCCAAATTGACGAGCTGCCGCCGGGGCGCAAGCCCGTGCACACCCTGGTGGCCCGGCCAGGGGATCGCCTGCAGGTGATGCGGCTTATCGAGCGGGAAATTGCCCAAGGGCGGCAGGCCTACGTGGTGCTGCCGTTGATTGAAGAGTCGGAGAAGCTGGATCTCAAATCTGCCATCGAGGAACACCAGCGTCTGCAGGAAAAGGTCTTCCCCCAATTTCGGGTGAGCCTGCTGCACGGGCGCTTGACCAGTAGCGAGAAGGAAGCTGTCATTGCGGCCTTTCGCCGGCGGGAGCTGGATATTCTGGTCTCTACCACGGTGGTGGAGGTGGGGGTAGATGTGCCCAATGCCTCGGTGATGCTGGTGGAGCATGCGGAGCGCTTTGGGCTCTCCCAACTGCACCAACTGCGGGGGCGGGTAGGGCGGGGATCTGACCAGGCCTACTGCATCCTGATGACAGGATCCAAAAGCGAGGAGGCCCTGCGGCGGCTCAAGGTGCTGGAGCAGTCCCACGACGGGTTTTTCATTGCCGAGATGGATCTGCGCTTCCGCGGCCCAGGGGAGGTGATGGGCACCCGCCAGTCGGGGCTACCCGATTTTGCCCTGGCCAGCCTCATGGAGGATCAAGAGGTGCTGCAGCTGGCCCGCCAAGCGGCAGAGCAGCTTATTGTCCAAGACCCCGACCTGAAGCGCTGGCCCCCCTTAAGCCGCATACTGGAAGAGCGTCAGGCCCGTCTCTTGGGCCCTGGGTTGTTGACCTAA
- the psaM gene encoding photosystem I reaction center subunit XII has translation MTDAQVFTILAIALVPAVMALLLGSALARS, from the coding sequence ATGACGGACGCACAAGTTTTCACCATCCTGGCGATTGCCTTGGTGCCGGCAGTGATGGCTCTGCTTTTGGGATCCGCCCTGGCCCGCAGCTAA
- the glyA gene encoding serine hydroxymethyltransferase: MVAAPQSLTTSRDSLAILAETDPVVYRLIQQELNRQRDHLEMIASENFTSPAVLAAQGSVLTNKYAEGLPGKRYYGGCEFIDEIEQLAIDRAKQLFGAAHANVQPHSGAQANFAVFLALLQPGDTIMGMDLSHGGHLTHGSPVNVSGKWFRVVHYGVHPQTERIDFDQVRDLALQHRPKLIICGYSAYPRAIDFAAFRTIADEVGAYLLADIAHIAGLVATGHHPNPVPLCDVVTTTTHKTLRGPRGGLILTRDPELGKKLDKAVFPGSQGGPLEHVIAGKAVAFGEALQPSFAQYSAQVIANAQALAGSLQRRGIRLVSGGTDNHLMLLDLRSVSAVLEKTGAADPVMTGKRADRLMGKIHITANKNTIPFDPQPPFVASGLRLGSPALTTRGLGPVEFEEIGEIIADCLFQPEEPAVLEECRQRVAQLCRRFPLYPHLG, from the coding sequence ATGGTAGCTGCTCCACAAAGTCTGACCACCTCACGGGATAGCTTGGCCATCCTGGCGGAAACGGATCCCGTTGTTTACCGCCTGATCCAGCAAGAGCTCAACCGGCAGCGGGATCACCTGGAGATGATTGCCAGCGAGAACTTCACCTCTCCTGCCGTCTTGGCAGCCCAGGGCTCGGTGCTCACCAACAAGTATGCAGAAGGGCTGCCGGGCAAGCGCTACTACGGCGGCTGCGAGTTTATTGACGAGATTGAACAACTGGCCATTGACCGCGCCAAGCAACTGTTTGGGGCGGCTCACGCCAACGTGCAACCCCACTCCGGGGCGCAGGCCAATTTCGCTGTTTTCTTGGCCCTGCTGCAGCCGGGGGACACGATCATGGGCATGGATTTGTCTCATGGCGGCCACCTCACCCACGGCTCGCCGGTGAATGTCTCCGGCAAGTGGTTCCGCGTGGTGCACTACGGGGTGCATCCGCAGACGGAGCGGATTGATTTTGACCAAGTGCGGGATCTGGCTTTGCAGCATCGGCCTAAGCTGATCATCTGCGGCTACTCCGCCTACCCGCGGGCAATCGACTTTGCTGCTTTCCGCACCATTGCCGATGAGGTGGGAGCTTATCTGCTGGCCGACATTGCCCATATTGCCGGCCTGGTGGCCACCGGACACCACCCCAACCCCGTGCCCCTCTGCGATGTGGTGACCACCACCACCCACAAGACGTTGCGCGGGCCGCGTGGAGGGCTCATTCTCACCCGCGACCCAGAGCTGGGCAAAAAGCTGGATAAGGCAGTGTTCCCCGGCAGTCAAGGGGGGCCGCTGGAGCATGTTATTGCTGGCAAGGCGGTGGCCTTTGGAGAAGCCCTGCAGCCCAGCTTTGCCCAGTACTCGGCCCAAGTTATCGCCAATGCCCAAGCCCTGGCGGGATCCCTGCAACGGCGAGGCATCCGGCTAGTTTCGGGGGGCACCGACAATCACCTGATGTTGCTGGATCTGCGCTCGGTTTCGGCGGTGCTGGAAAAAACTGGGGCGGCGGATCCGGTAATGACGGGCAAACGGGCGGATCGGCTGATGGGGAAGATCCACATCACCGCCAATAAGAACACCATTCCCTTCGACCCACAGCCGCCCTTTGTAGCTAGCGGCCTGCGTCTGGGATCCCCAGCCTTGACCACCCGCGGCCTGGGGCCGGTAGAATTTGAAGAAATTGGGGAGATCATCGCCGATTGTCTGTTTCAGCCTGAGGAGCCTGCTGTGTTGGAAGAGTGTCGCCAGCGGGTGGCTCAGCTCTGTCGTCGTTTCCCCCTCTACCCCCACTTGGGATAA
- a CDS encoding glycosyltransferase family 4 protein — MPYLVAFLAAACVVLWATPVVKAVGIRSGQLDFPDERKIHRQPMVRLGGVSIFFGNLVALLLLWGAGAFGGLRTEQEYEIWGVTIGGVLFFSIGLADDLFHLSPFSRLLMQFGVAAAAWGVGVRIEFVNLPGRGIWPFPVWLSLLITLLWLVGMANAINFMDGLDGLAAGVSGIAAVVMLIVTLLLDRPAAAMLAAALAGACLGFLRYNFNPAQIFMGDGGAYFLGFTLAGIGVIGVAKGVTTLAVALPFFILAVPILDMSTVILKRLARGKSPFHPDKGHLHHRLLKAGLSHRHSVLLIYAMTLWGGSLALALAGLPAGGTYLGGASLVLAGVAWGAWQRQRALPSEDRPEQEYVAPQCCCDQECKED, encoded by the coding sequence ATGCCCTACTTGGTTGCCTTTCTGGCTGCTGCCTGTGTGGTTCTGTGGGCAACCCCGGTGGTGAAGGCGGTCGGGATCCGCAGTGGCCAGTTGGACTTTCCCGACGAGCGCAAGATCCACCGGCAGCCGATGGTACGCCTGGGGGGGGTTTCCATCTTTTTTGGCAACTTGGTGGCCCTGCTGTTGCTCTGGGGAGCCGGAGCTTTTGGGGGCTTGCGCACCGAGCAGGAGTACGAGATTTGGGGGGTGACAATTGGCGGGGTTTTGTTTTTCTCAATCGGCCTGGCGGACGACCTGTTTCACCTGTCGCCTTTTTCCCGCTTGTTGATGCAATTCGGCGTGGCTGCTGCCGCTTGGGGAGTAGGGGTGCGCATTGAGTTCGTCAACCTGCCCGGGAGAGGGATCTGGCCCTTTCCGGTGTGGTTGAGCCTGCTGATTACCTTGCTCTGGCTGGTGGGGATGGCCAACGCCATCAACTTTATGGATGGGCTGGATGGGCTGGCGGCAGGGGTGTCGGGAATCGCGGCGGTGGTGATGCTGATCGTAACCCTGCTGCTGGATCGACCGGCGGCGGCCATGCTGGCGGCGGCTTTGGCGGGAGCTTGCCTAGGCTTTTTGCGCTACAACTTCAACCCAGCGCAGATCTTCATGGGGGATGGGGGGGCCTATTTTTTGGGCTTTACCCTGGCTGGGATCGGGGTGATCGGGGTGGCCAAGGGGGTGACCACGCTGGCAGTGGCTCTGCCTTTCTTTATCTTGGCGGTGCCGATCCTGGATATGTCCACCGTAATCCTCAAGCGGCTGGCCAGGGGGAAGTCGCCTTTCCATCCCGACAAAGGCCACTTGCACCACCGCTTGCTCAAAGCCGGCCTATCCCATCGGCATTCAGTGCTGCTCATCTACGCCATGACCCTCTGGGGGGGATCCCTGGCCTTGGCCTTGGCGGGCTTGCCAGCAGGGGGCACCTACCTGGGCGGGGCCTCGCTGGTGTTGGCAGGGGTGGCTTGGGGGGCTTGGCAACGGCAACGAGCTTTGCCCTCGGAGGACAGGCCCGAACAGGAATATGTTGCTCCGCAATGCTGTTGCGACCAGGAATGTAAAGAAGATTGA
- a CDS encoding adenine phosphoribosyltransferase, translated as MDLRALIRLVPDFPRPGILFRDMTPLLQDPAGFRAAIEQLAAGTTGMGSLDYVVGIESRGFILGAALAQHLGLGFVPVRKPGKLPPPVLSQTYSLEYGQDQLQLHAHALRPGERVLIVDDVIATGGTAAATAQLVAQSGAEVGGFAFLIELAFLSGCKALPPGIPAHVVMVEEGN; from the coding sequence ATGGATCTGCGAGCCCTCATTCGCTTGGTGCCCGATTTTCCCAGACCCGGCATCCTCTTTCGGGATATGACCCCCCTGCTGCAGGATCCGGCAGGCTTCCGGGCGGCTATTGAACAGTTGGCCGCCGGCACCACCGGCATGGGATCCCTAGATTATGTGGTCGGCATCGAGTCGCGGGGGTTCATTTTAGGGGCTGCTTTGGCACAACACCTGGGCTTGGGCTTTGTCCCGGTTCGCAAGCCAGGCAAACTGCCGCCGCCGGTGCTCAGCCAGACTTACAGCCTGGAATACGGCCAAGACCAGCTCCAACTGCACGCCCACGCCCTGCGGCCTGGAGAGCGGGTGTTGATCGTGGATGATGTCATTGCCACCGGGGGTACAGCCGCTGCCACCGCCCAATTGGTGGCCCAGAGCGGCGCTGAGGTGGGGGGATTTGCCTTCTTAATCGAGCTGGCCTTTTTGTCCGGCTGCAAGGCTCTTCCCCCTGGGATCCCTGCCCATGTGGTGATGGTAGAGGAAGGCAACTGA